The genome window TGATTAGATAAATGAGACTGTTGACAAGATAAGGTAATTATAAGTGCTGCGTCGAAGATTAATTATATGGGTATCCATCAGCTATTCCCATAATCAACATGGTAGAATAAACAGAATTTAAACAAGTGACAAACTTGAAATGTAGAACTTCCGTAGTAAGATGAAGCCTTATAAAGCCCAAGTCACACTTTAATAACATAGGATCAGACATGAATGATTGCTAAAAGGATGTATAATTACAGAAATTATCACATGAATCTGGTGATTGTTCATAGGGATTGATAATAAATTTTCTGGACCACAAAGAAAGTAAAAGGTCTAAATTTATGCTTAAGAGACATACTGAAAAAAACATCACATACTGAATATGTTTATTCAAGGAAAACTGTAAGAAAGGAAAATAAGAGATCAATATTTGCAGTAATTTAACATTCATCGATCCTAGTATTCCTTTCCAATGAACACAGGAAGACAGCAATAGTGATTTGTCCCGAAAACATATTATCATCAAATCTAAAGGACAGGAGAAAGGGTTTTAGGATATTTATGCATTACCACAGGCAAATATCAGCAAAAATTAACAAGACAGAGGCTGCAAATAATGCAGAAGAAAGAAAATATCAATGGATCCAAGTCACATACCAATCATGCTGAACACCAATAAACCCCCTGTCAAAAATCAAAGGGAGATAGTTGGGGCCATTTGCTGGTACAACATTCATCACCCACACAGATTTCCCAGCATCCAACAAAGCAGCATTAAAGCCACCAAAATGAGCATTCATGTCAAGGACATTTCTGAGCATGTTAAAGGGTGGAGAGGGGTCCTCATCACCGGGTCTCTTAGGATGATCTGAGAATATAAGAGGTGAAAGAAGTGACCAATAACTATGAATCGCTGAACTCCAACTTGCAGCATCCTCAGCAAAGTCCTCAGGGTGTACACCTGCTCAGAAGAAGTTTTAGAGGAAAATTTGCAGATATAGATAAGATATATTGATCTtgttgcaataaagtaaattcaTCAGGTGGGTCTTATATTTACCATAAATATCAAGTTCAGTTGAATTCAGTCTAGCTCGAGAAGGCCAGGGTGTACGATGCTCGATGGGAATCCACCGTGGACTTCTCATCCCTGCTATGCAGGGATTGAGTGGTTGGTAATATAGAGATTCAACATCAAGGCTTTTACCACAAACTGCAGGACCAGCCTTCCTGTAAAATAATAGATATTATACTATCAACTGTTTGGATCCTTAAATCACTTTCTAACTAAGGGACTAGAATTAGATTTGTCCTGTGAATTAATGATATGGGCAATACACAAAGAATGGATTTAGAGGAGTCAATACCTAGAGCTGTAACATTTCCTTCTGCTGGTCTTCTTCCAGACAATTGTTTCATCTTGCTGTGACAACATATCCCAGCAAAGGCTTTCAGCAAATTCGTGAATTATTGACCACttcttttgattttctttttcaCGCAGAGATCTATGAGTATTTATTTGTGAAGTCCAGACAAAATAACCTCCAGGTCTCAAAAGTCTGTCAACTTCGACTAAGAAAATGCCATCTGTCATCAAATCATCCTATTTAGCAACCAAATCGAATGCTTATAGAGAAAAGAAACATGCATTACAATACAATAGACTAATATTGTATGTAAAGTTTTCAGTCATAATGAAGTTTTCTAGGATCCAATGTTACTGGGATGTCTTCTATTTCTCTGCCTTCTATTACTAGACCAAGTTGACCCCCATCAACTTCAAGAGAAACAGAAGACAGAGAAATAATATAGCAAGTTCTCGGTAGTTCTCAATAAGGCAAATATAATTAACTGGTACTGACCGTTTTTCTCCCACTCAATTCCACATCTTGCACAGTGTaacatatcaaaagaaaggtatggATATGGCAACTGTCTTGATGAAAATGAACCAATCATGGCAGGAATGCCTCTCTCAAGGGTGAGTTGAACTTGACTACCCGATACCTCATAAGTTGCAATGCACATGGTCAAGAGCTGCTTTGAGAAGAGATGTGCTCCAAAGCTGCCAAAACCGCACCCTATGTCCAGGACAGTTCTTACCTGGGGCATTTAGGTAACATTAACATGTCAATGATATCTAAATAAACAGCTTCAAAAACTATAATAAATGCTACCATAATGACAAACAAGAAGCATAACTAGTGTTACAAACaacaaattatatattaaaacagGGGAAAAGTTGAAGATAATTACTGATTGAAGTTATATTTTGAGCACAAATTAATTTAAAGTTAAGCTAGAAGGTATAAACTGAAGAAAGTAAATCAGAAAAAGCAATTAGAAGAACATTTCGTAATTTGAAAAAAAGCACATGCCTTGAGAAGAAGTATAGATTTAATAGAAGTGTATATTGTGACTGTAAATTTATCCTTCAGACTTTCTGCTTGCACATGGTTAAACCTGAAATCTGAAGTGGACTGATGATGCAGAATGAGAAATGCTTTAGTGCCATGTTTAAGATAGATAAAGTTAACTTAGCTCACAGTTGCTTCACCCTTGCAGGCAATAGTTTAATTAAAAAGCCATCCAATGATCCTTACCAAACACCAACTCTTTTGAGAATGAGTTGAACATAAGAAATGAGCAGAAAGGAGAATTGTTCTAAGCATAGAGCTATAATAATTTTAGAGAAACTGAATACTATTGCTCTACTTCTATAGAACACTAAAGGTATCAATGACATGTTAAAGTTTGAAGATACTAACACATTTTTATCTGTCATGCATATaagattattaaatatattagaaAAAACTTCAGATTTGTACTTATCGCGGGAGCATGGAATATTTTTCATCTGAAAAAGCCCAAAATTTATAGCTAGAATGACCTTAACTTATTGATGCCACCGACTGAAGAAGTTCAATGATGAACTTGTGTATAATATattcatgtttttttttctttatttcagtCTCCCGTTGATGTCCAAAAGTAGTAGAGTAGCCCACCCAGATAAATGAATAATTAGCGCTCATACAGTGTAAAGAATGGCACTGACCCCAGCCTCAATGAAATTAGATTCATTCCGCAACCCAATCATCTCTGCTATTTGATGTGTATAATCTTCTACACCGTCAACCATGAGGGAACCAGACCGGAAAGAGATCTGCTCTTCCTCTACCATCATTCTACGAATTCAAAGCTTATCAGTTACATGTCCCAAATAgaatcaagttacaatcaaagcaaattacaaaaagGAATCGAATAAATCCACTCTACCTTTTGGTTAAGCTCCCAGAGGAGAACTCTTGCCCAGTGATCTTGACATTCTCCTTCCAGATGAAGTCCCTCCCGCTTGGCCACCTCAATGGTATTCTATAGTTCCTTGGAGGAAGAATTAAACAATGCATCTTGGTGTCAGGTACACATTTTCGCTCATACTCAATCGGCACCGAGGGATCTGCCAAATCAAAGTTCTCCGAGACATTGTTATAACAAGGTGCATAATTCTCATACTCAGGCGGGCAGAATTCCAACTCCTTCAACCGTGAAATTCCAAGTGACAGCTCCCCGATCTCCGTGAGATCAGAGACAACCTGTTCCTGGAGACGCCGGAAGC of Musa acuminata AAA Group cultivar baxijiao chromosome BXJ1-7, Cavendish_Baxijiao_AAA, whole genome shotgun sequence contains these proteins:
- the LOC135678711 gene encoding probable pectin methyltransferase QUA2; translation: MSRPLYRGFSSGGRGSGCAGLDSFDVSYQTKELGENGFGYELMNPAGINRARQNLIFTILKLGLVVFIVLALSGSLYWAISISSSSPSSIYHGFRRLQEQVVSDLTEIGELSLGISRLKELEFCPPEYENYAPCYNNVSENFDLADPSVPIEYERKCVPDTKMHCLILPPRNYRIPLRWPSGRDFIWKENVKITGQEFSSGSLTKRMMVEEEQISFRSGSLMVDGVEDYTHQIAEMIGLRNESNFIEAGVRTVLDIGCGFGSFGAHLFSKQLLTMCIATYEVSGSQVQLTLERGIPAMIGSFSSRQLPYPYLSFDMLHCARCGIEWEKNDGIFLVEVDRLLRPGGYFVWTSQINTHRSLREKENQKKWSIIHEFAESLCWDMLSQQDETIVWKKTSRRKCYSSRKAGPAVCGKSLDVESLYYQPLNPCIAGMRSPRWIPIEHRTPWPSRARLNSTELDIYGVHPEDFAEDAASWSSAIHSYWSLLSPLIFSDHPKRPGDEDPSPPFNMLRNVLDMNAHFGGFNAALLDAGKSVWVMNVVPANGPNYLPLIFDRGFIGVQHDWCEAFLAYPRTYDMVHAEGLLSLETHQKHRCSILDIFLEIDRILRPEGWIMIRDTAHLVETARTVITQLRWDARLMELDSSSDEKLLVCQKPFFRKQQ